One window of Gammaproteobacteria bacterium genomic DNA carries:
- the rpsB gene encoding 30S ribosomal protein S2 — protein sequence MANVSMREMLEAGVHFGHQTRYWNPKMGPYIFGARNKIHIINLEKTVPLFSDALNFISRMAAKNGTVLFVGTKRAARDAVKEHAERCGMPYVNHRWLGGMLTNFNTIRQSIKRLKELEVMFEDGSIDRVNKKEGLVMRREAEKLERSLGGIKNMERLPDVLFIIDVGFEKIAVREATTLGIPVVAIVDTNNSVEGVDYVIPGNDDAIRAIQLYSTAIADGVLDGRSSAQLPAKRVVVEAAEAKPRNHAPKKKAPAKQATVKKKVTGRKAGEDAETVSDDAAEAPISATDSQV from the coding sequence ATGGCAAATGTCAGTATGCGCGAAATGTTAGAAGCGGGCGTCCATTTTGGTCACCAAACCCGTTATTGGAATCCAAAGATGGGTCCTTATATCTTCGGGGCTCGTAACAAAATCCACATCATCAATCTTGAAAAAACCGTTCCTTTATTTAGCGACGCGCTGAATTTTATTTCGCGTATGGCAGCTAAAAATGGCACTGTTTTATTCGTCGGCACGAAGCGCGCCGCGCGCGATGCCGTTAAAGAACATGCTGAACGTTGTGGCATGCCTTACGTTAATCATCGTTGGTTAGGTGGCATGTTGACTAACTTCAACACTATTCGCCAATCAATTAAGCGTTTGAAAGAATTAGAAGTCATGTTTGAAGATGGTTCTATTGACCGCGTGAATAAAAAAGAAGGTTTAGTAATGCGCCGCGAAGCGGAAAAACTTGAGCGCAGCTTAGGTGGCATTAAAAATATGGAACGTCTGCCCGACGTCCTGTTCATTATTGACGTGGGTTTTGAAAAAATTGCAGTACGTGAAGCAACTACCTTAGGTATTCCAGTCGTAGCGATTGTTGATACTAACAACTCTGTTGAAGGTGTTGATTATGTTATTCCGGGTAATGACGACGCCATTCGTGCTATTCAGTTATACAGCACCGCAATTGCCGATGGTGTATTAGACGGTCGTAGCAGCGCACAATTACCGGCAAAACGTGTAGTCGTTGAAGCCGCTGAAGCGAAGCCGCGCAACCACGCACCGAAAAAGAAAGCACCTGCTAAACAAGCCACAGTGAAAAAGAAAGTCACGGGCCGTAAAGCGGGTGAAGATGCAGAGACTGTAAGCGATGACGCGGCGGAAGCCCCAATAAGCGCAACAGATTCACAGGTTTGA
- the glnD gene encoding [protein-PII] uridylyltransferase: MKTAKEYQPLLNAQLEQLTTALSNGEPIEALVHLRAQQLDEVLIALWHSIIGNTDKLALIAVGGYGRSELHPHSDIDIAILVEPDELINWQTAIEQYVTQLWNLGLDIGHSVRTPQQCSEEASRDVTVLTNLLESRLLIGNQTLYQNMQQATSESHIWSKEEFFFAKLNEQQQRHQKFGDTAYKLEPNIKEGPGGLRDIQTIAWVAKRYFDANSLQALTALGFLTQTELNSLLQGRELLWRIRFLLHRLSKRREDRLLMDMQRQLANQLGYSDNNNNLAVEQFMQHYFRTVTELARLNEMLLQLLQEKIEFTDKNNSVIPINERFQTVNGYLEVSSAAVFRETPSALLELFLLMEQNRQLKGVRAASIRLVREHLYLIDDAFREQAEHCALFMAILKEPHGVSHELSRMNRYGVLAAYLPAFSHITGRMQFDLFHIYTVDEHTLNVLKNARSFAIPPSPEHHPQLQTIFKTLDAPEVLYVAALFHDIAKGRGGDHSELGADDAKEFCLRHGISKDNSRIVQWLVRNHLLMSMTAQRKDISDPDIILEFAEKVGDQRTLNYLYLLTVADITATNPELWTSWRDRLLMELYLRSKYVFRHGQAKPIDIAERVTERQDGAAELLEAIEIPRSACLRVWKEFGDDYFLRHNAEEIAWHTRAILEANHDQLPLVLINPHATRGTTPIFIYAQENDGFFAISTLVLSRLGLNIVDARIISSRNGYTLDTYMVLDNDNQPVRDQHRIQEIQKALSASIKDPRQTPKAIRKPLSRQLRQFNTPTRITTEPAPELAYSLLEIITLDRPGLLALIGQAFLDCNIRVHNAKISTVGERAENIFILSDATNRAIHDTPVSAQLIQTLHHHIDDIPKTGTA; this comes from the coding sequence ATGAAGACCGCCAAAGAATATCAACCGCTATTAAACGCGCAACTCGAACAATTAACGACGGCGCTCAGCAATGGCGAACCTATCGAAGCATTAGTCCACCTGCGCGCACAACAGCTCGATGAGGTATTAATTGCGCTCTGGCACAGCATTATCGGCAACACCGACAAACTGGCACTGATTGCAGTCGGTGGTTACGGCCGCAGCGAATTACATCCGCATTCTGATATTGATATTGCGATTTTGGTAGAACCCGATGAATTAATAAATTGGCAAACCGCGATCGAACAATATGTTACTCAATTATGGAATTTAGGTTTAGACATTGGCCACAGTGTGCGCACGCCCCAACAGTGCAGCGAAGAAGCCTCACGCGATGTGACGGTGTTAACTAATTTATTAGAGTCGCGTTTATTAATTGGCAATCAAACGCTCTACCAAAACATGCAACAGGCCACGAGCGAAAGTCATATTTGGTCGAAAGAAGAATTTTTTTTCGCTAAATTAAATGAACAGCAACAGCGCCATCAAAAATTCGGCGATACCGCTTACAAACTCGAACCCAATATCAAAGAAGGCCCGGGTGGTCTGCGCGACATTCAAACCATTGCGTGGGTAGCTAAACGCTATTTTGACGCCAACTCTTTACAAGCATTAACTGCTTTAGGCTTTTTAACTCAAACAGAACTGAATTCGCTATTACAAGGTCGTGAATTATTATGGCGTATTCGTTTTTTGTTGCACCGTCTTAGCAAACGTCGTGAAGATCGTTTATTAATGGATATGCAACGTCAGCTTGCCAATCAATTAGGCTATAGCGACAACAATAATAATCTGGCTGTTGAACAATTCATGCAGCACTACTTTCGAACCGTCACCGAATTAGCGCGTCTCAATGAAATGTTACTGCAGCTCTTGCAAGAAAAAATTGAATTTACTGATAAAAATAACAGCGTAATTCCTATTAACGAACGTTTTCAAACAGTCAACGGCTACTTAGAAGTCAGTAGCGCCGCCGTGTTTCGCGAAACACCGTCAGCTTTGCTCGAATTATTTTTATTGATGGAACAAAACCGGCAACTAAAAGGTGTCCGTGCCGCCAGTATTCGTTTGGTGCGAGAACATTTATATTTAATCGACGATGCTTTTCGCGAACAAGCGGAACATTGCGCATTATTCATGGCCATTTTAAAAGAGCCGCATGGCGTCAGCCACGAATTAAGTCGAATGAATCGTTACGGCGTGCTGGCTGCGTATCTGCCGGCCTTCTCACATATCACAGGCCGCATGCAATTCGATTTGTTTCACATTTACACCGTCGATGAACATACGCTCAATGTATTAAAAAATGCTCGCAGCTTTGCAATACCGCCTTCGCCAGAACATCATCCACAATTACAAACTATTTTCAAAACCTTGGATGCTCCTGAAGTTTTATATGTAGCCGCACTCTTTCATGATATTGCTAAAGGTCGTGGCGGTGATCATTCTGAATTAGGCGCAGATGACGCCAAAGAATTTTGCTTAAGACATGGCATTAGCAAAGACAATTCACGAATTGTGCAGTGGTTAGTTCGCAATCATTTATTAATGTCGATGACCGCGCAACGCAAAGACATTAGCGACCCTGATATCATTTTAGAATTTGCCGAAAAAGTGGGCGATCAACGTACCTTGAATTATCTGTATTTACTTACCGTTGCCGACATCACCGCAACCAACCCAGAACTTTGGACTAGCTGGCGTGATCGTTTATTAATGGAACTCTATTTACGCTCAAAGTATGTATTCCGACACGGCCAAGCCAAACCCATTGATATCGCCGAACGTGTGACTGAACGCCAAGATGGCGCAGCTGAGCTACTCGAAGCAATAGAAATACCCCGCTCAGCCTGCTTACGTGTGTGGAAAGAATTTGGCGATGATTATTTTCTACGTCACAATGCCGAAGAAATTGCTTGGCATACACGGGCTATTTTAGAAGCCAACCACGATCAATTACCTTTAGTACTCATCAATCCTCACGCGACCCGTGGCACTACGCCTATCTTTATTTACGCACAAGAAAATGATGGTTTTTTTGCTATCAGCACTTTAGTGTTGAGTCGCTTAGGTTTAAATATTGTTGATGCCCGCATTATTAGCTCGCGTAATGGTTACACCTTAGACACTTATATGGTTCTCGATAATGATAACCAACCGGTCAGAGATCAACATCGCATTCAAGAAATACAAAAAGCATTAAGTGCATCAATTAAAGATCCGCGCCAAACACCTAAAGCCATTCGCAAACCCTTATCGCGCCAATTACGTCAGTTTAATACCCCCACACGCATAACAACAGAACCCGCGCCAGAATTAGCGTATAGCTTGTTGGAAATTATTACCTTAGATCGCCCTGGTTTATTGGCATTAATCGGTCAAGCATTTTTGGATTGTAATATTCGCGTGCATAATGCCAAAATCAGTACCGTCGGTGAACGCGCAGAAAATATTTTTATTTTGAGCGATGCCACCAATCGCGCTATCCATGACACACCGGTATCAGCTCAACTGATTCAAACACTCCATCATCATATTGACGATATTCCAAAAACAGGTACCGCATGA
- a CDS encoding elongation factor Ts translates to MQISATMVKELRERTGAGMMECKKALTENNGDMEVAIEWMRKQGMAKADKKAGRIAAEGIIATAMDASGKTAVLVEVNCETDFVGKGDDFIAFANKVAQLICSKKPADLDALLALTLDGATIEDVRRALIAKIGENIQVRRFVCLQSQGTLIGQYSHGGRIGVLVDLKGGDQGLAKDLAMHVAASRPVCVSETGVPKEALDKEREILIAQAQDSGKAHDIIEKMVEGRLKKYLAEITLVGQPFVKDPDQIVSKLLKTANAEVLSFYRLEVGEGIEKQEDNFVQEVMAQVKAS, encoded by the coding sequence ATGCAAATTTCAGCCACAATGGTGAAAGAACTGCGCGAACGCACTGGCGCAGGCATGATGGAATGCAAAAAAGCGTTGACCGAAAACAATGGCGATATGGAAGTAGCGATTGAATGGATGCGCAAACAAGGTATGGCTAAAGCCGATAAAAAAGCAGGTCGTATTGCAGCCGAAGGTATTATTGCTACTGCGATGGATGCTTCTGGTAAAACAGCAGTATTAGTTGAAGTGAATTGTGAAACTGACTTTGTTGGTAAAGGTGATGATTTCATCGCGTTTGCAAATAAAGTAGCACAATTGATTTGCAGTAAAAAGCCGGCGGATTTAGATGCGTTATTAGCGTTAACCTTAGATGGCGCCACGATTGAAGATGTACGTCGTGCACTGATTGCTAAGATTGGTGAGAATATCCAAGTGCGACGTTTTGTTTGTTTACAAAGCCAAGGCACTTTGATTGGTCAATATTCACACGGCGGCCGCATCGGTGTATTAGTGGACTTAAAAGGTGGCGATCAAGGTTTAGCTAAAGACTTAGCCATGCATGTTGCAGCGAGTCGTCCTGTTTGTGTATCTGAAACCGGTGTGCCGAAAGAAGCATTGGATAAAGAACGTGAAATTTTAATCGCGCAAGCACAAGACAGTGGCAAAGCTCACGACATTATTGAAAAAATGGTCGAAGGTCGTTTGAAAAAATATCTTGCTGAAATTACGTTAGTGGGTCAGCCGTTTGTTAAAGATCCTGATCAAATTGTCAGCAAGTTATTAAAAACGGCGAATGCAGAAGTATTATCGTTCTATCGTTTAGAAGTAGGCGAAGGTATCGAAAAGCAAGAAGATAACTTTGTGCAAGAAGTCATGGCACAGGTTAAAGCCAGTTAA
- the map gene encoding type I methionyl aminopeptidase gives MTITIKNADDIEKMRVAGRLAGEVLEMIGPYVQAGTSTEELDRICHQYIVEVQNAIPAPLNYRHASGGPAFPKSICTSVNHQICHGIPGPKQLKNGDIINIDITVIKDGFHGDTSKMFFVGKPSVQAERLARVTREALLLGIAQVKPGATLGDIGFAIQTHAEQQHFSIVREFCGHGIGRIFHEEPQVLHYGKPGTGLALQAGMTFTIEPMVNAGKRHIKLLADEWTVVTKDHSLSAQWEHTILVTETGAEILTRRSEETDLQ, from the coding sequence ATGACCATTACCATCAAAAATGCCGACGATATAGAAAAAATGCGGGTTGCTGGCCGTCTGGCGGGTGAAGTCTTAGAAATGATCGGCCCCTATGTGCAGGCCGGGACTAGCACGGAAGAATTGGATAGGATTTGTCACCAATATATAGTGGAGGTGCAAAACGCTATTCCCGCACCTTTAAACTATCGCCACGCTAGCGGCGGCCCAGCGTTTCCAAAATCCATTTGCACGTCGGTCAATCATCAAATTTGTCACGGTATTCCCGGGCCTAAGCAGTTGAAAAACGGCGATATTATTAATATCGACATCACCGTCATCAAAGACGGTTTTCATGGCGACACCAGTAAAATGTTTTTTGTGGGTAAACCGTCTGTGCAAGCGGAACGTTTAGCTCGCGTGACGCGCGAAGCATTGTTATTGGGAATTGCTCAAGTCAAACCGGGGGCAACCTTAGGTGATATTGGTTTTGCCATTCAAACGCACGCAGAACAGCAACATTTTTCCATCGTTCGAGAATTTTGTGGTCACGGCATTGGCCGCATATTCCACGAAGAGCCTCAGGTTTTACATTACGGCAAACCCGGTACGGGACTCGCCTTGCAAGCTGGCATGACCTTCACCATTGAACCGATGGTGAATGCCGGTAAACGCCATATCAAATTGCTCGCAGATGAATGGACGGTGGTCACTAAAGATCACAGCCTTTCCGCGCAATGGGAACATACTATTTTAGTGACTGAAACTGGCGCAGAAATCCTCACTCGCCGCAGCGAAGAAACCGATCTGCAATGA
- the frr gene encoding ribosome recycling factor produces MIADLKKNAEQRMRKSVEALAQELSRLRTGRAHPSLLEPIEVDYYGNKTPLKQVANVTVEDARTLLVTPWDKSMIGAIEKAILVADLGLNPVTAGLVMRIPMPPLTESRRKEMVKMVKHEGENAKVAIRNIRRDANNDLKEALKAKSITEDDDRRGQDDIQKLTDKLIGEVDAVLAKKEQELMEV; encoded by the coding sequence GTGATTGCAGATCTTAAAAAAAATGCTGAACAAAGAATGCGCAAAAGTGTAGAAGCATTAGCGCAAGAATTATCCCGTTTGCGTACGGGTCGTGCGCATCCCAGTTTATTAGAACCTATTGAAGTTGATTATTACGGCAACAAAACGCCGTTAAAACAAGTTGCTAATGTTACCGTTGAAGATGCGCGGACTTTATTAGTAACGCCGTGGGATAAATCCATGATCGGCGCAATTGAAAAAGCAATTTTGGTAGCTGACTTAGGTTTGAATCCGGTTACAGCGGGTCTGGTTATGCGTATTCCGATGCCACCATTAACGGAATCACGCCGTAAAGAAATGGTGAAGATGGTGAAGCATGAAGGTGAAAATGCCAAAGTCGCTATTCGTAATATTCGTCGTGATGCTAACAATGATTTAAAAGAAGCATTAAAAGCTAAATCAATCACTGAAGACGATGATCGCCGTGGTCAAGATGATATTCAAAAACTGACGGATAAACTCATCGGTGAAGTTGATGCGGTGTTAGCGAAAAAAGAACAAGAGCTCATGGAAGTTTAA
- the pyrH gene encoding UMP kinase, with product MTNKKLAYPRILLKLSGEALMGEYSYGIDPKVIGRIALDIRQLIEDGVQVAVVIGGGNIFRGAGLAEAGMDRVTGDHMGMLATVINSLALQDALERVDIYCRVMSAIKINQVCEDYIRRRAIRHLEKGRVVVFAAGTGNPFFTTDSAASLRAVEITADLMLKATKVDGVYDSDPMKNPNAKRYSRLTYDEALNAKLGVMDATAVVMCRDYRMPIRVFNMGRPGDLLRVVRGEDVGTLVSD from the coding sequence ATGACAAATAAAAAATTGGCGTATCCGCGCATCCTTCTTAAACTTAGCGGCGAAGCCTTGATGGGTGAATACAGCTACGGTATTGATCCGAAAGTGATTGGTCGTATTGCATTAGATATTCGTCAACTGATTGAAGATGGTGTGCAAGTGGCCGTGGTGATTGGCGGTGGTAATATTTTTCGCGGCGCAGGTTTAGCCGAAGCCGGTATGGATCGCGTGACGGGCGATCATATGGGTATGTTGGCTACCGTCATTAACAGTTTGGCGTTACAAGATGCTTTAGAACGCGTCGACATTTATTGTCGTGTTATGTCAGCGATTAAAATCAATCAAGTGTGCGAAGACTATATTCGCCGTCGTGCCATTCGGCATTTAGAAAAAGGTCGCGTGGTAGTATTTGCGGCCGGCACGGGCAATCCCTTTTTTACGACTGACTCGGCTGCAAGTTTGCGCGCAGTAGAAATCACCGCTGACTTAATGTTGAAAGCCACTAAAGTGGATGGCGTGTACGATTCTGATCCAATGAAAAATCCGAATGCTAAGCGTTATTCACGTTTAACGTATGATGAAGCTTTGAATGCGAAACTCGGTGTAATGGATGCGACTGCGGTGGTAATGTGTCGCGACTATCGCATGCCTATTCGGGTGTTTAATATGGGCCGCCCCGGTGATTTATTGCGCGTAGTGCGCGGTGAAGACGTGGGTACGCTGGTAAGTGATTAG
- a CDS encoding phosphatidate cytidylyltransferase, translated as MLKQRVITGLILAALFLGVIFGLYTAQVRWVFALVVVLGAYEWARLAGFSRRPIRIAYSVLMFICMYFSYSVFVPAYGLQPIFIIASMFWLFALIWIVTYQTQVRVIRLNAVFKLLMGLFVLIPAWFALVFLHSQSLNNEARGVLLFIILLAVALADVGAYFAGRAFGKHKLASKVSPGKTWEGLLGGVLTSIIVLLIAAYSLQLNSRLLILFVISGAVATLISIPGDLLESLLKREAGVKDSGTLLPGHGGILDRIDSITAAAPVFACLYCLWAPLI; from the coding sequence ATGCTTAAGCAACGTGTGATTACCGGATTAATTTTGGCTGCCTTATTTCTCGGTGTGATTTTTGGTTTATATACTGCGCAAGTACGCTGGGTGTTTGCGTTGGTAGTCGTGTTAGGTGCTTATGAATGGGCGCGTTTAGCAGGATTTTCGCGCAGACCTATTCGAATTGCTTATAGCGTTCTTATGTTTATTTGTATGTACTTTAGTTATTCGGTTTTTGTACCTGCATATGGTTTGCAACCTATTTTTATTATTGCCAGTATGTTTTGGCTATTCGCGCTGATTTGGATCGTCACGTATCAAACTCAAGTTAGGGTTATTAGATTAAATGCTGTATTTAAACTGCTAATGGGTTTGTTCGTATTAATTCCTGCTTGGTTTGCTTTAGTGTTTTTGCATAGTCAGTCTTTAAATAATGAAGCCCGGGGCGTTTTATTATTTATTATTTTGCTGGCGGTAGCGTTGGCGGATGTTGGCGCTTATTTCGCGGGCCGCGCATTTGGTAAACATAAATTAGCCAGTAAAGTCAGTCCAGGCAAAACCTGGGAAGGTTTGTTGGGTGGCGTCTTAACATCCATTATTGTTTTGCTAATAGCCGCTTATAGTTTGCAATTAAACTCAAGATTGTTAATTTTATTTGTAATCAGCGGTGCGGTCGCCACGCTTATTTCCATTCCTGGAGATTTATTAGAAAGTTTATTAAAGCGTGAAGCAGGTGTTAAAGATAGCGGCACTTTATTGCCAGGTCATGGCGGTATTTTGGATCGCATTGATAGCATCACGGCCGCAGCGCCGGTGTTTGCATGTTTGTATTGTCTATGGGCGCCTTTAATATGA
- a CDS encoding 1-deoxy-D-xylulose-5-phosphate reductoisomerase produces the protein MKDASSKRRVTILGSTGTIGANTLDVLAQHPDKFIVHALTAHKDVEKLFAQCQRYQPRYAVMVDVVAAEKLSTLLQTANLPNIQVLAGAQGLIDVAADAQTDDVMAAIVGAAGLLPTLAAANAGKKILLANKEALVMSGALFMQAVQKHGATLLPIDSEHNAIFQCLPINDSRSLIERGVQRIWLTASGGPFRETPIEQLANVTPEQACKHPNWRMGQKISVDSATMMNKGLELIEACWLFDIAPDFVEVVIHPQSIVHSLVSYSDGSVLAQMGNPDMRTPIAHALAWPERMRVSVEPLDLFKVAVLDFKRPDITRFPCLQLATDAAKQGGTASTILNAANEIAVEAFLNKQIRYTDIATIVDSVLNKLPSQIVSDIPTVLAVDEEARAFARQMIKPSFTQVCAS, from the coding sequence ATGAAAGATGCCTCGTCAAAACGGCGCGTTACGATTTTAGGTTCCACCGGTACCATCGGCGCAAATACTTTAGATGTTTTAGCACAGCATCCAGACAAATTTATAGTTCATGCTTTAACCGCGCATAAAGACGTCGAAAAATTATTCGCGCAATGTCAGCGTTATCAACCTCGTTATGCGGTGATGGTTGATGTCGTCGCTGCCGAAAAACTCAGCACTTTATTGCAAACGGCGAATTTGCCAAATATTCAAGTGTTAGCGGGCGCACAAGGTTTAATTGACGTAGCAGCAGACGCGCAAACTGATGATGTGATGGCCGCCATTGTCGGGGCAGCGGGTTTATTGCCGACCTTAGCCGCAGCCAATGCCGGTAAGAAAATTTTATTGGCGAATAAAGAAGCCTTGGTGATGTCGGGTGCGTTATTTATGCAAGCCGTGCAAAAACATGGCGCGACTTTATTGCCGATTGATTCAGAGCATAATGCTATTTTTCAATGTTTGCCGATTAATGATAGCCGTTCCTTAATAGAGCGGGGCGTGCAACGAATTTGGTTAACCGCATCGGGTGGTCCGTTTCGTGAAACGCCGATAGAACAATTGGCAAACGTTACGCCTGAGCAAGCGTGTAAACATCCTAATTGGCGGATGGGACAAAAAATTTCCGTTGATTCAGCAACGATGATGAATAAAGGTTTGGAATTAATCGAAGCTTGTTGGTTGTTTGATATTGCGCCGGATTTTGTGGAAGTCGTGATTCATCCGCAAAGCATTGTGCATTCTTTGGTTTCTTATAGTGATGGTTCGGTGTTGGCGCAAATGGGTAATCCCGATATGCGCACGCCGATTGCGCATGCATTGGCTTGGCCGGAACGAATGCGCGTAAGCGTTGAACCTCTTGATCTTTTTAAGGTCGCAGTATTGGATTTTAAGCGTCCGGATATTACACGTTTCCCGTGCTTACAATTAGCAACAGACGCCGCTAAACAAGGTGGTACGGCCAGCACAATTTTAAATGCAGCGAATGAAATCGCGGTGGAAGCTTTTTTGAATAAACAGATTCGTTATACAGACATCGCCACTATTGTTGATAGCGTATTAAATAAGCTGCCGAGCCAAATAGTAAGCGATATTCCGACGGTATTAGCCGTTGATGAAGAAGCTCGTGCATTTGCACGGCAAATGATTAAACCCTCTTTCACACAGGTGTGCGCATCGTAA
- a CDS encoding isoprenyl transferase has protein sequence MTGDTDHSVIASPRHVAIIMDGNGRWAKRKGLPRNAGHKYGVDAVKHVMQACGKHQVEYLTLFAFSSENWRRPITEVTLLMELFLVTLSRELKGLQENNVCIRFIGDCAAFDAKLQKQMQDASLSTQNNTGLKLNIAVNYGGRWDITQAVQTVIKQVQAGKLSIDEISEQTLASYMSLADQPEPDLLIRTSGESRTSNFLIWQCAYTEIYFTDTLWPDFDEAAFSTALQWYAQRERRFGKTSEQLQPEQVKHA, from the coding sequence ATGACAGGCGATACCGATCATTCTGTAATAGCTTCTCCCCGACATGTTGCAATCATCATGGACGGTAATGGACGCTGGGCTAAGCGCAAAGGTTTGCCGCGTAATGCGGGCCATAAATATGGTGTTGATGCTGTTAAACACGTGATGCAAGCGTGTGGCAAACATCAAGTCGAATATCTCACCTTATTTGCTTTCAGCAGTGAAAACTGGCGCCGACCTATAACGGAAGTCACGTTATTGATGGAGTTATTTTTAGTGACTTTGTCGCGTGAACTCAAAGGCCTGCAAGAAAATAATGTATGCATACGCTTTATTGGTGATTGCGCCGCATTTGACGCCAAGTTACAAAAACAAATGCAAGATGCAAGTCTCTCCACCCAAAACAATACCGGTTTAAAACTTAATATCGCCGTTAACTACGGCGGTCGTTGGGATATTACACAAGCGGTGCAAACCGTTATTAAGCAAGTGCAAGCCGGTAAATTATCCATTGATGAAATATCGGAACAAACACTCGCGTCTTACATGAGTTTGGCCGATCAACCAGAACCGGATTTATTGATTCGTACCAGTGGCGAATCACGAACCAGTAATTTTCTTATTTGGCAATGCGCGTATACAGAGATTTATTTTACGGATACTTTGTGGCCAGACTTTGATGAAGCCGCATTTAGTACTGCGTTGCAATGGTATGCGCAACGGGAACGACGCTTTGGTAAAACCTCCGAACAGTTACAACCAGAACAGGTAAAACATGCTTAA
- the rseP gene encoding RIP metalloprotease RseP, with protein MGIVITILWFLLAISILVVVHEFGHFWVARSLGVKVLRFAIGFGKPLYRWQPQGSETEYVIAALPLGGYVRMLGEGAANDDSAEPIPAEEKHRAFNHKPLWVRSLIVLAGPVFSLTLAIPLFVVMFMLGTDTLRPIVGDVIVDSPAARAGFITGDEIIAINDKTTPSWPDINMAILEENLDSDQLNIQVKTAQGELITHHLTITDNLLAQEDIDVLKILGIKVRVPPVPAVLEEVPQDQPAHKAGLQAGDRLLLVDDVAIKDWQDWQRYVAERPNQTVVVTYERNGVQQITKLHLGQHPEQKDKGYSGTRPAMPKDYDNAFTLVQYGFGESALKSVQRTYDYSLLTLRMMGRLVTGQASIKHISGPVSIADYAGQSAKMGLVYFLNFLAVVTIGLGVLNLLPIPVLDGGHLLLYAIEAVKGSPVPEKVLIVGQNIGVFLLAILMIVALHNDITRLFFK; from the coding sequence ATGGGTATTGTCATCACTATATTATGGTTTTTATTGGCTATTAGCATTTTAGTAGTCGTGCACGAGTTTGGACATTTTTGGGTTGCGCGTAGTTTAGGCGTGAAAGTGCTGCGTTTTGCAATTGGTTTTGGTAAACCTTTGTATCGTTGGCAACCGCAGGGCAGTGAAACCGAATACGTGATTGCAGCGTTGCCTTTAGGTGGTTATGTGCGCATGTTAGGCGAAGGCGCGGCTAACGATGACAGTGCAGAGCCAATACCCGCAGAAGAAAAGCATCGTGCGTTTAATCATAAACCATTATGGGTGCGCAGCTTAATTGTTTTAGCTGGCCCCGTGTTTAGTTTAACGCTAGCGATTCCTTTATTCGTTGTTATGTTTATGCTCGGTACCGATACCTTAAGACCAATTGTCGGAGACGTTATTGTTGATTCGCCTGCTGCCAGAGCAGGGTTTATAACGGGTGATGAAATCATTGCAATCAATGATAAAACCACACCTAGTTGGCCCGATATTAATATGGCGATCTTAGAAGAAAATTTAGACAGTGATCAATTAAACATACAAGTTAAAACGGCTCAAGGTGAGTTAATAACGCATCATCTAACGATTACTGATAATTTATTAGCACAAGAAGATATTGACGTACTCAAAATACTCGGCATTAAAGTACGCGTGCCACCTGTACCCGCAGTATTAGAAGAAGTTCCTCAAGATCAACCGGCGCATAAGGCAGGATTGCAAGCAGGTGATCGTTTGTTATTGGTTGATGATGTTGCCATCAAAGATTGGCAAGATTGGCAGCGTTATGTGGCGGAGCGACCGAATCAAACGGTTGTCGTGACGTATGAACGAAATGGCGTACAACAAATTACTAAATTACATTTAGGCCAACATCCAGAACAAAAAGATAAAGGTTATTCCGGTACTCGGCCGGCGATGCCTAAAGATTACGATAATGCTTTTACGCTAGTGCAGTATGGTTTCGGAGAATCTGCGCTTAAAAGTGTGCAGCGCACGTACGATTATAGTTTGCTAACGTTGCGCATGATGGGTCGTTTAGTCACGGGACAAGCGTCCATTAAACATATTAGTGGGCCAGTGAGTATTGCCGATTACGCTGGGCAATCTGCAAAAATGGGTTTGGTATATTTTTTAAACTTTCTTGCAGTAGTGACGATTGGTTTAGGTGTATTAAATTTGTTACCGATCCCTGTGTTAGACGGTGGTCATTTATTACTTTATGCGATTGAAGCAGTGAAAGGTTCACCCGTTCCGGAGAAAGTTTTAATCGTTGGTCAAAACATCGGTGTTTTTTTGTTGGCGATTCTGATGATCGTCGCGTTACATAATGATATTACTCGGTTATTTTTTAAATGA